In Mixta intestinalis, the following are encoded in one genomic region:
- a CDS encoding aldehyde dehydrogenase family protein, with amino-acid sequence MNDDEITQAVSRVLSKYTKTTPEAPVQNVTVPASQPDRASIEAIVASVLASRTTAAPAPVTAPAPAPVSGEGAFATMDEAIAAAQQAQIQYRHCSMQERARFVDGIRQVFLQEEILQQLSSMAVEETGMGNYADKLLKNRVAAQKTPGVEDLITGAMSGDSGLTITEYSAYGVIGSITPTTNPTETIINNSIGMLAAGNAVVFSPHPRSRNVSLYAVALINRQLARLGAPANLVATVTQPSLDNTNALIKDPRVNMLVATGGPAIVRTVMSSGKKAIGAGAGNPPAVVDETANIEKAAQDIINGCSFDNNLPCVAEKEVIVVNDVADYLIHCMKKSGAWLLCDKQHIQQLQSLVMNEKGTGPNTAFVGKDARYILQQIGISVPEEIKVILIETESDHPFVVHELMMPILPVVRVANVDDAIDLAVKVEHGNRHTAIMHSTNVAKLTKMAQLIQTTIFVKNGPSYAGLGVGGEGHTTFTIAGPTGEGLTSARNFARSRRCVMVEALNIR; translated from the coding sequence ATGAACGATGATGAAATTACTCAGGCAGTATCCCGCGTGCTGAGTAAATATACAAAAACCACGCCGGAAGCGCCGGTACAGAATGTGACCGTACCCGCTTCTCAGCCGGACCGCGCCAGCATCGAGGCGATCGTCGCCAGCGTGCTGGCCAGCCGGACAACGGCAGCCCCTGCGCCGGTAACCGCGCCAGCACCCGCACCGGTATCTGGCGAAGGCGCTTTTGCCACCATGGATGAAGCCATTGCAGCGGCGCAGCAGGCACAGATCCAGTATCGCCATTGCTCCATGCAGGAGCGCGCGCGCTTCGTTGACGGCATCCGTCAGGTTTTCCTCCAGGAAGAGATTTTACAACAGCTCTCCAGCATGGCGGTGGAAGAAACCGGCATGGGCAACTATGCCGATAAGCTGCTGAAAAATCGCGTAGCGGCGCAGAAAACACCGGGCGTGGAAGATCTTATCACCGGCGCAATGAGCGGCGATAGCGGCCTGACCATTACCGAATATTCCGCCTACGGCGTTATTGGTTCCATCACGCCGACCACCAACCCGACAGAAACCATTATCAATAACAGCATCGGGATGCTGGCGGCGGGTAACGCGGTGGTATTCAGCCCGCATCCGCGCTCGCGCAATGTCTCGCTGTACGCCGTGGCGCTGATTAATCGGCAGCTTGCCCGTCTGGGTGCGCCTGCCAACCTGGTAGCTACGGTAACGCAACCGTCGTTGGATAACACGAATGCGCTGATTAAAGATCCGCGTGTCAATATGCTGGTGGCGACCGGCGGCCCGGCGATTGTCAGAACCGTAATGTCATCCGGTAAGAAAGCGATCGGCGCAGGCGCGGGCAACCCTCCTGCCGTGGTTGATGAAACGGCAAATATTGAAAAAGCGGCGCAGGACATCATCAACGGCTGTAGCTTCGACAACAATCTGCCATGCGTGGCGGAAAAAGAAGTTATCGTTGTTAATGACGTGGCGGATTACCTGATTCACTGCATGAAGAAAAGCGGTGCCTGGCTACTGTGCGATAAGCAGCATATCCAGCAGCTGCAATCACTGGTAATGAACGAAAAAGGTACCGGTCCGAATACCGCCTTCGTGGGTAAAGATGCTCGCTATATTCTGCAACAGATTGGTATCAGCGTGCCGGAAGAGATCAAAGTGATCCTGATCGAAACCGAAAGCGATCATCCGTTTGTCGTGCATGAGCTGATGATGCCGATCCTGCCGGTTGTGCGGGTAGCAAACGTGGATGATGCCATCGATCTGGCGGTGAAAGTAGAGCACGGCAATCGCCATACCGCCATCATGCACTCTACCAACGTCGCTAAACTCACCAAAATGGCACAGCTGATTCAGACCACCATTTTTGTGAAAAACGGTCCTTCCTATGCCGGACTTGGCGTAGGCGGCGAGGGTCATACCACCTTTACTATCGCTGGGCCTACCGGCGAAGGGCTGACTTCGGCGCGTAATTTCGCCCGTAGCCGCCGGTGCGTCATGGTTGAAGCGCTGAATATTCGCTGA
- the pduB gene encoding propanediol utilization microcompartment protein PduB, which yields MRDNLVEQIISEVMNKQTDASANNKTAADFTGCGLTEFVGTALGHTIGLVIANVDHQLHEVMNIDKKYRSIGILGARTGAGPHIFAADEAIKATNSEILSIELARDTEGGGGHGCLIIFGATDVSDVRRAVEVALSEIERTMGDVYGSPAGHLEFQYTARASYALNKALGAPLGKSFGMTCASPAAIGVVVADAAAKAAIIDPVGYASPAKGTSFSNEVIFTFSGDSGAVRQAVIAAREVGKQLLSTLDPTPLKSTTTPYI from the coding sequence ATGCGAGATAATCTTGTTGAACAGATTATATCTGAAGTAATGAATAAACAGACCGATGCGAGCGCAAATAACAAAACGGCTGCCGACTTTACCGGCTGCGGCCTGACGGAATTTGTCGGTACGGCCCTGGGACATACTATTGGGCTGGTTATTGCCAATGTCGATCATCAGTTACATGAAGTCATGAATATCGATAAGAAATATCGCTCAATCGGTATCCTTGGCGCACGTACCGGGGCAGGACCGCATATTTTCGCGGCGGATGAGGCGATTAAAGCCACTAACAGCGAAATTCTTTCTATTGAGCTTGCCCGCGATACCGAAGGCGGCGGCGGACACGGTTGCTTAATTATTTTTGGCGCGACCGATGTGTCCGACGTCCGCCGTGCGGTTGAAGTGGCGCTCTCTGAAATTGAACGCACCATGGGCGATGTTTACGGCTCACCGGCGGGCCACCTGGAGTTCCAGTATACCGCCCGTGCCAGCTATGCTCTGAACAAGGCGCTCGGCGCGCCGCTGGGCAAATCTTTCGGCATGACCTGCGCCTCGCCAGCGGCGATTGGCGTGGTGGTGGCAGATGCCGCAGCGAAAGCCGCCATCATCGATCCGGTCGGCTATGCCAGCCCGGCGAAAGGCACCAGCTTCAGTAACGAAGTCATCTTTACCTTCTCCGGTGATTCCGGTGCGGTACGTCAGGCGGTCATCGCGGCAAGAGAGGTTGGCAAGCAGCTGCTGTCAACGCTGGATCCGACGCCGCTTAAATCTACTACCACACCGTATATTTGA
- a CDS encoding EutN/CcmL family microcompartment protein, producing the protein MYLAKVTGALVSTTKHASLYGAKLLMVVPLNEQRQPSGAAQVAVDFVGAGNGETVIVTTGSSARMSATQENSVIDAAVVGIVDALDCIDR; encoded by the coding sequence ATGTATCTGGCAAAGGTTACCGGGGCGCTGGTTTCGACCACCAAACACGCTTCGCTCTATGGCGCAAAGCTGCTGATGGTCGTTCCCCTTAATGAACAGCGTCAGCCCAGCGGAGCCGCACAGGTAGCCGTCGATTTTGTCGGCGCGGGTAACGGCGAAACGGTGATTGTGACCACCGGCAGTTCGGCCCGCATGAGCGCCACTCAGGAAAACTCGGTTATTGATGCCGCCGTGGTCGGTATTGTCGACGCGCTCGATTGCATCGATCGGTAA
- a CDS encoding GlcG/HbpS family heme-binding protein: MKQALHSDIEQRINEAVARHLAAERRTFNLNDAALLAACAREAAESCRVPIVFSLVDAAGQQRYFFSMDNALLVSHTLAGQKAWTAAAMKMATHELTDKVQSGGPLYGLQHTPGVCCLGGGLPCWSQGVLLGAIGISGGSVEEDIAIASAALARFSREHFPLTPSV; this comes from the coding sequence ATGAAACAGGCTCTCCATAGCGATATCGAGCAACGTATCAACGAAGCCGTTGCTCGCCATCTGGCGGCAGAACGGCGCACCTTTAACCTGAACGATGCGGCTCTGCTGGCTGCCTGCGCCCGCGAAGCGGCGGAAAGCTGCCGGGTGCCGATTGTCTTTAGCCTGGTGGATGCCGCAGGGCAGCAACGTTACTTCTTCAGCATGGATAACGCGCTGCTGGTAAGCCACACGCTGGCCGGGCAAAAAGCCTGGACGGCGGCGGCAATGAAAATGGCAACCCACGAACTGACCGATAAGGTGCAGTCGGGCGGCCCACTTTACGGGCTGCAACATACGCCGGGCGTTTGCTGTCTGGGCGGTGGGCTTCCCTGCTGGTCGCAGGGCGTACTGTTGGGTGCTATTGGCATCAGCGGCGGCAGCGTTGAGGAAGATATTGCTATCGCCAGCGCTGCTCTGGCGCGTTTCAGCCGCGAACATTTTCCCCTTACGCCATCGGTTTGA
- a CDS encoding flavoprotein — MDQHSLSRLLDQIIAELLAQKKQQQTHDRIMKVVISGEDLVTLPATLDALSALARSGYGLSLAFSWSASHSSLRPACLNGLAQRGITAWQDDSEPVPGDTSFHGVYLPALSSNSLSKIALGIRDNLVCRWAFHALGLNKQVIVTPNAEYRSDTTCAFSAALRARLMSYAATLVEYGITVIGQTNSNGGAQKASGAQPLITLSDVRQHRAGEALHIDSRTLITPAARDEIQRRGIVVIPN; from the coding sequence ATGGATCAACATTCACTCTCGCGCCTGCTGGACCAGATTATTGCAGAGCTTCTGGCGCAGAAAAAGCAGCAACAAACCCATGACCGCATAATGAAAGTGGTCATCAGCGGTGAGGATCTCGTCACGCTGCCCGCCACGCTGGATGCGCTTAGCGCGCTGGCTCGCAGCGGCTATGGCCTGTCGCTGGCATTTTCCTGGAGCGCCTCCCACTCATCGTTGCGTCCGGCCTGCCTGAACGGGCTGGCGCAGCGGGGAATTACAGCGTGGCAGGATGACAGCGAGCCGGTACCGGGTGATACCTCTTTTCACGGGGTGTATCTGCCCGCGCTCTCCAGCAACAGCCTGAGCAAAATTGCGTTGGGTATTCGTGACAACCTGGTTTGCCGCTGGGCCTTTCATGCGCTGGGCCTGAATAAGCAGGTTATCGTCACACCGAATGCGGAATACCGCAGCGATACCACCTGCGCCTTCTCCGCCGCGCTGCGCGCGCGCCTGATGAGCTATGCCGCCACGCTGGTGGAGTATGGCATCACGGTAATCGGTCAGACCAACAGCAACGGCGGTGCTCAGAAAGCGTCTGGCGCACAACCGCTTATTACGCTCAGCGATGTACGCCAGCACCGGGCAGGCGAGGCGTTGCATATCGATAGCCGCACGCTGATTACGCCCGCCGCGCGCGATGAGATTCAACGGCGCGGCATCGTCGTCATACCAAATTAA
- the grpH gene encoding propanediol utilization system shell hexameric protein GrpH has product MQQEALGMVETKGLVSAIEAADTMVKSANVMLVGYEKIGSGLVTVMVRGDVGAVKAATDAGSAAANKVGELVSVHVIPRPHIEVEKILPKAVG; this is encoded by the coding sequence ATGCAACAAGAAGCATTAGGTATGGTTGAAACAAAAGGTCTGGTTTCTGCAATTGAAGCCGCAGATACCATGGTTAAATCCGCTAACGTCATGCTGGTTGGCTATGAAAAAATTGGCTCCGGTCTGGTAACCGTTATGGTGCGCGGCGACGTTGGCGCGGTTAAAGCGGCCACTGACGCAGGCTCCGCTGCGGCAAATAAAGTTGGCGAACTGGTTTCCGTACATGTTATTCCGCGCCCGCATATCGAAGTAGAAAAAATTCTGCCGAAAGCCGTCGGTTAA
- the tdcD gene encoding propionate kinase — protein sequence MSLASLVLVINCGSSSLKFSLIPLNDDAPLLSGLAEKIGLPEACITFKDAEGKTTQPLNESSHGSALKALFARLDRQGLLPKVSAIGHRVAHGGSDFKQSVLLDDAVIARIRELAVLAPLHNPANLIGIEAAMALLPGLPQVAVFDTAFHQTLPPEAYTYAIPLEYQQQHQVRRYGFHGTSHRFIAAEAVARLGLDPNDHGILIAHLGNGSSVCAVKNGVSVDTSMGMTPLEGLVMGTRCGDLDVGAAVYIARRTGQTLESLYKMVNSEAGLLGLSGVSSDCRTLQEARSAGDSRAALAIDVMIHRLARHLGAHLASLHRFDALIFTGGIGENSALVRELTAQRLAVFGVRLDAEKNAQAVGGHDGVISQPDSPIVAVIPTNEEKMIAQDAAQLAAALANVA from the coding sequence ATGTCTTTAGCTTCACTGGTTTTAGTTATTAACTGCGGATCGTCCTCCCTTAAATTTTCGTTGATCCCACTTAACGACGATGCGCCGCTGCTCTCCGGGCTGGCGGAAAAAATCGGCCTGCCGGAGGCCTGCATCACCTTTAAAGATGCGGAGGGGAAAACCACCCAGCCGCTGAATGAATCCAGCCACGGCAGCGCGCTGAAGGCGCTGTTTGCCAGGCTCGATCGCCAGGGGCTGCTGCCGAAGGTCAGCGCCATTGGTCACCGCGTCGCCCACGGCGGCAGCGATTTTAAACAGTCCGTGCTGCTGGATGACGCAGTAATTGCGCGCATTCGCGAGCTTGCCGTGCTGGCACCGCTGCACAATCCGGCCAATCTGATCGGGATTGAAGCGGCTATGGCGCTACTGCCAGGCCTGCCGCAGGTGGCGGTATTCGATACCGCTTTCCACCAGACGCTGCCGCCGGAAGCCTATACCTATGCCATTCCGCTGGAGTATCAACAGCAGCATCAGGTGAGACGCTACGGCTTTCATGGCACCTCGCACCGTTTTATCGCGGCGGAAGCGGTGGCGCGCCTCGGGCTGGATCCCAACGATCACGGCATTCTTATCGCCCACCTCGGCAATGGCTCTTCGGTCTGCGCGGTGAAAAACGGCGTGAGCGTCGATACCTCAATGGGCATGACGCCGCTGGAAGGGCTGGTTATGGGCACCCGCTGTGGCGATCTCGACGTTGGCGCGGCGGTTTATATCGCGCGCCGCACCGGCCAGACGCTGGAATCGCTCTACAAGATGGTTAACAGCGAGGCGGGGTTGTTGGGTCTGTCCGGGGTTTCCAGCGATTGCCGCACTCTGCAAGAGGCGCGTAGCGCGGGAGATAGCCGCGCGGCGCTGGCGATTGACGTGATGATTCATCGTCTGGCCCGTCACCTGGGCGCGCATCTGGCCTCACTGCATCGTTTTGACGCGCTGATTTTTACCGGCGGCATTGGGGAAAATTCCGCGCTGGTGCGTGAGCTGACAGCGCAGCGGCTGGCGGTCTTTGGCGTCAGGCTCGATGCGGAGAAAAATGCGCAGGCCGTTGGTGGACATGACGGCGTGATCTCGCAGCCTGATTCACCGATCGTGGCGGTTATTCCGACCAATGAAGAGAAAATGATCGCACAGGATGCGGCTCAGCTTGCTGCTGCCCTGGCGAACGTAGCCTGA
- a CDS encoding BMC domain-containing protein, with product MTKIRIINAPTPDTLAMLKRRMPSEARSRLDRVRIDAIGLFMLPVPDLYYYADRTSKSANVAVAEIFGSCPQHITTLAVFGEVDAVNEAVRIIEEDASAF from the coding sequence ATGACGAAAATACGCATTATCAACGCGCCAACGCCGGATACGCTGGCGATGCTGAAGCGGCGCATGCCCTCAGAGGCGCGTAGCCGCCTGGATCGGGTACGCATCGACGCTATCGGATTATTTATGCTGCCGGTGCCGGATTTGTACTACTACGCCGATCGGACCAGTAAAAGTGCGAATGTCGCGGTGGCAGAAATTTTCGGCAGCTGCCCGCAGCATATTACGACGCTGGCCGTATTTGGCGAAGTGGATGCCGTTAATGAGGCTGTGCGTATTATTGAAGAAGATGCCAGCGCCTTTTAA